From Primulina tabacum isolate GXHZ01 chromosome 2, ASM2559414v2, whole genome shotgun sequence, one genomic window encodes:
- the LOC142528782 gene encoding golgin candidate 1-like isoform X2 → MASWLKAAEDLFEVVDRRAKLVVGEQSDELPVTTSGSNERGFQGKRTRTKAQRKRSSKEAPASVSNLQEQATSETSESHAESDGNISVPSVQNHGSNSVIPIDKVDSSERETVDTESPITETSISGMISNDAIKSVDGHPIAENSSKAESVAPNSNGNLRMEYFADILVRSPSNSSKFVETGNGKAPVDSNQNMTPENEWSSRTIEFSESQTLNDNTPSKSKFQSKDVGFVTKPGDQGNNNQEQETITSHVKVQERLDEAQGLLETAISTGQSKEARLARVCAGLSSRLQEYKSENAQLEELLMGERELSKSYEAQIKQLQRDLSASKSEVSRAESNMVEALAAKNADIEALVSSVDAMKKQAAQSEGNSASLQASMESIIRNRELTETRMMQALKEELAATERRAEEEHAAHSAFKLAAREREVELEQKAIEASTALARIQRTADDRAAKAAEFEQKVALLEVECASLNQELQDMEARVRRGQKKSPEDANQAIQAWQEEVERARQGQREAESKLSSMEAEVQKMRVEMAAMKRDAEHYSRQEHMELEKRYRELTDLLYYKQTQLETMASEKAAAEFQLEKEVKRLRDVQLEAERNRAPRRASSSWEEDTDMKALEPLPLHHRHMATASLQAQLQKAAKLLDSGAVRATRFLWRYPTARIILLFYLVFVHLFLMYLLHRLQEQADNFTSKEVAQSMGLSNQTLP, encoded by the exons ATGGCATCGTGGCTGAAAGCGGCCGAAG ATTTATTTGAAGTAGTGGACCGAAGGGCAAAGCTTGTGGTTGGTGAACAATCGGACGAGCTGCCAGTTACCACCTCAG GTTCCAATGAACGAGGTTTTCAAGGAAAGAGGACGAGGACTAAAGCCCAG AGGAAGCGATCTTCCAAAGAGGCTCCAGCATCTGTAAGTAATTTACAAGAGCAGGCCACCTCTGAAACATCTGAATCACATGCAGAATCTGATGGGAATATTTCAGTGCCTTCTGTTCAAAATCACGGGAGTAATTCAGTTATTCCCATTGACAAAGTTGACAGCAGTGAGCGAGAAACTGTTGATACAGAAAGTCCCATAACAGAGACTTCTATATCTGGAATGATATCTAATGATGCGATAAAATCAGTTGATGGTCATCCCATAGCAGAAAATTCTTCTAAAGCGGAGTCAGTGGCTCCAAATTCAAATGGCAATCTCAGGATGGAATATTTTGCAGATATATTAGTCAGAAGTCCATCAAATTCTTCCAAATTTGTTGAAACTGGGAATGGTAAAGCTCCAGTTGACTCCAATCAAAATATGACGCCAGAAAATGAATGGTCTTCTAGAACTATTGAATTTTCAGAATCTCAAACTCTAAATGATAATACACCTAGTAAATCTAAATTTCAGTCAAAGGATGTGGGTTTTGTGACTAAACCTGGTGATCAAGGAAATAATAACCAAGAACAAGAAACTATTACTTCCCATGTCAAAGTACAAGAGCGACTAGATGAG GCTCAAGGATTACTTGAAACTGCAATTTCGACGGGCCAGTCAAAAGAAGCTAGGCTAGCCCGG GTTTGCGCTGGACTGTCATCACGCCTTCAAGAATATAAATCTGAAAATGCTCAATTGGAAGAGCTTCTCATGGGAGAG AGAGAATTGAGTAAATCATACGAGGCTCAGATAAAACAGCTTCAGAGAGATCTATCTGCTTCCAAAAGCGAGGTGAGCAGAGCGGAGTCCAACATGGTTGAAGCTTTAGCTGCAAAGAATGCTGATATTGAGGCCCTTGTTAGCTCTGTTGATGCAATGAAGAAGCAAGCTGCTCAGTCAGAAGGAAATTCTGCATCACTCCAG GCAAGCATGGAGTCGATTATTAGAAATAGAGAACTAACTGAAACAAGGATGATGCAA GCTTTGAAGGAGGAACTGGCTGCCACTGAACGTAGAGCTGAAGAAGAGCATGCTGCCCATAGCGCTTTCAAGCTG GCTGCTAGAGAAAGGGAAGTTGAATTGGAACAGAAAGCAATTGAAGCATCCACAGCATTAGCCAGAATCCAG AGAACAGCAGATGATAGAGCTGCAAAGGCAGCAGAGTTTGAGCAGAAGGTTGCACTACTTGAG GTTGAGTGTGCATCATTAAATCAAGAACTGCAAGATATGGAAGCTCGTGTTCGCCGTGGTCAAAAGAAGTCCCCTGAAGATGCCAATCAAGCGATCCAG GCATGGCAGGAGGAAGTGGAACGTGCTCGTCAAGGTCAGAGAGAGGCAGAGAGCAAGCTTTCTTCAATGGAG GCTGAAGTTCAAAAGATGAGAGTCGAAATGGCTGCAATGAAGAGGGATGCAGAGCACTACTCACGTCAG GAACACATGGAACTCGAGAAACGGTACCGGGAGCTTACAGATTTATTG TATTACAAGCAAACACAGCTCGAAACTATGGCAAGTGAAAAAGCTGCAGCTGAATTTCAGTTGGAAAAAGAAGTAAAACGTCTTCGGGATGTGCAG TTAGAAGCTGAAAGAAACAGAGCTCCTCGCAGAGCATCGTCCTCTTGGGAAGAAGACACGGATATGAAAGCACTTGA GCCTCTTCCTTTGCACCATCGCCACATGGCTACGGCAAGTTTACAG GCGCAGTTGCAGAAGGCAGCAAAACTTTTAGATTCTGGAGCTGTCAGGGCCACTAGATTCCTTTGGCGGTATCCAACTGCTCGAATTATCCTGCTTTTCTACCTG GTATTTGTTCATCTCTTCTTGATGTACCTCTTGCATCGCCTTCAG GAGCAAGCTGATAATTTTACATCTAAAGAAGTTGCGCAATCTATGGGTTTATCAAACCAGACATTGCCTTGA
- the LOC142528782 gene encoding golgin candidate 1-like isoform X1, whose protein sequence is MASWLKAAEDLFEVVDRRAKLVVGEQSDELPVTTSGSNERGFQGKRTRTKAQRKRSSKEAPASVSNLQEQATSETSESHAESDGNISVPSVQNHGSNSVIPIDKVDSSERETVDTESPITETSISGMISNDAIKSVDGHPIAENSSKAESVAPNSNGNLRMEYFADILVRSPSNSSKFVETGNGKAPVDSNQNMTPENEWSSRTIEFSESQTLNDNTPSKSKFQSKDVGFVTKPGDQGNNNQEQETITSHVKVQERLDEAQGLLETAISTGQSKEARLARVCAGLSSRLQEYKSENAQLEELLMGERELSKSYEAQIKQLQRDLSASKSEVSRAESNMVEALAAKNADIEALVSSVDAMKKQAAQSEGNSASLQASMESIIRNRELTETRMMQALKEELAATERRAEEEHAAHSAFKLAAREREVELEQKAIEASTALARIQRTADDRAAKAAEFEQKVALLEVECASLNQELQDMEARVRRGQKKSPEDANQAIQVQAWQEEVERARQGQREAESKLSSMEAEVQKMRVEMAAMKRDAEHYSRQEHMELEKRYRELTDLLYYKQTQLETMASEKAAAEFQLEKEVKRLRDVQLEAERNRAPRRASSSWEEDTDMKALEPLPLHHRHMATASLQAQLQKAAKLLDSGAVRATRFLWRYPTARIILLFYLVFVHLFLMYLLHRLQEQADNFTSKEVAQSMGLSNQTLP, encoded by the exons ATGGCATCGTGGCTGAAAGCGGCCGAAG ATTTATTTGAAGTAGTGGACCGAAGGGCAAAGCTTGTGGTTGGTGAACAATCGGACGAGCTGCCAGTTACCACCTCAG GTTCCAATGAACGAGGTTTTCAAGGAAAGAGGACGAGGACTAAAGCCCAG AGGAAGCGATCTTCCAAAGAGGCTCCAGCATCTGTAAGTAATTTACAAGAGCAGGCCACCTCTGAAACATCTGAATCACATGCAGAATCTGATGGGAATATTTCAGTGCCTTCTGTTCAAAATCACGGGAGTAATTCAGTTATTCCCATTGACAAAGTTGACAGCAGTGAGCGAGAAACTGTTGATACAGAAAGTCCCATAACAGAGACTTCTATATCTGGAATGATATCTAATGATGCGATAAAATCAGTTGATGGTCATCCCATAGCAGAAAATTCTTCTAAAGCGGAGTCAGTGGCTCCAAATTCAAATGGCAATCTCAGGATGGAATATTTTGCAGATATATTAGTCAGAAGTCCATCAAATTCTTCCAAATTTGTTGAAACTGGGAATGGTAAAGCTCCAGTTGACTCCAATCAAAATATGACGCCAGAAAATGAATGGTCTTCTAGAACTATTGAATTTTCAGAATCTCAAACTCTAAATGATAATACACCTAGTAAATCTAAATTTCAGTCAAAGGATGTGGGTTTTGTGACTAAACCTGGTGATCAAGGAAATAATAACCAAGAACAAGAAACTATTACTTCCCATGTCAAAGTACAAGAGCGACTAGATGAG GCTCAAGGATTACTTGAAACTGCAATTTCGACGGGCCAGTCAAAAGAAGCTAGGCTAGCCCGG GTTTGCGCTGGACTGTCATCACGCCTTCAAGAATATAAATCTGAAAATGCTCAATTGGAAGAGCTTCTCATGGGAGAG AGAGAATTGAGTAAATCATACGAGGCTCAGATAAAACAGCTTCAGAGAGATCTATCTGCTTCCAAAAGCGAGGTGAGCAGAGCGGAGTCCAACATGGTTGAAGCTTTAGCTGCAAAGAATGCTGATATTGAGGCCCTTGTTAGCTCTGTTGATGCAATGAAGAAGCAAGCTGCTCAGTCAGAAGGAAATTCTGCATCACTCCAG GCAAGCATGGAGTCGATTATTAGAAATAGAGAACTAACTGAAACAAGGATGATGCAA GCTTTGAAGGAGGAACTGGCTGCCACTGAACGTAGAGCTGAAGAAGAGCATGCTGCCCATAGCGCTTTCAAGCTG GCTGCTAGAGAAAGGGAAGTTGAATTGGAACAGAAAGCAATTGAAGCATCCACAGCATTAGCCAGAATCCAG AGAACAGCAGATGATAGAGCTGCAAAGGCAGCAGAGTTTGAGCAGAAGGTTGCACTACTTGAG GTTGAGTGTGCATCATTAAATCAAGAACTGCAAGATATGGAAGCTCGTGTTCGCCGTGGTCAAAAGAAGTCCCCTGAAGATGCCAATCAAGCGATCCAG GTACAGGCATGGCAGGAGGAAGTGGAACGTGCTCGTCAAGGTCAGAGAGAGGCAGAGAGCAAGCTTTCTTCAATGGAG GCTGAAGTTCAAAAGATGAGAGTCGAAATGGCTGCAATGAAGAGGGATGCAGAGCACTACTCACGTCAG GAACACATGGAACTCGAGAAACGGTACCGGGAGCTTACAGATTTATTG TATTACAAGCAAACACAGCTCGAAACTATGGCAAGTGAAAAAGCTGCAGCTGAATTTCAGTTGGAAAAAGAAGTAAAACGTCTTCGGGATGTGCAG TTAGAAGCTGAAAGAAACAGAGCTCCTCGCAGAGCATCGTCCTCTTGGGAAGAAGACACGGATATGAAAGCACTTGA GCCTCTTCCTTTGCACCATCGCCACATGGCTACGGCAAGTTTACAG GCGCAGTTGCAGAAGGCAGCAAAACTTTTAGATTCTGGAGCTGTCAGGGCCACTAGATTCCTTTGGCGGTATCCAACTGCTCGAATTATCCTGCTTTTCTACCTG GTATTTGTTCATCTCTTCTTGATGTACCTCTTGCATCGCCTTCAG GAGCAAGCTGATAATTTTACATCTAAAGAAGTTGCGCAATCTATGGGTTTATCAAACCAGACATTGCCTTGA
- the LOC142528777 gene encoding uncharacterized protein LOC142528777, translating to MVHNSLAITYQKPAFSFPSTSAYDSHRSLLCSTTRSLGFSKFKIFSKKDDGGDNGSAEQFLQNNSIADFMRFKRDGHSQLQTAVVSYRKKFPWSLLQPFLQVDLVSTIHIADKEYFATLQNVLKPYDCILYEMVASRESLESRRKPDSKKKLRGSSFRGFNILGCIQRQMSKLLMLDFQLDCLDYQLENWYHADLDFETFKSLQLEKGESFITFARDMTLRSTKAIVMPAPLREDLGPWRSKLLWASRVIPMPLVGLLIIGSVCTDMGSEAEENLEFKALSRLDFSAAMKVFLAKRLTSEFSQVTADVEERSVIIGERNRAAIEALDRAINVGHKKIAILYGGGHMPDLGRRLREEFDLVPSQVHWVTAWSIRNKNINSDSFPFLRTLAEISGWPLNRYQTLALLIFSSVLALDLWFWELFFGTTVDWISHVAADLFRHVM from the exons ATGGTCCATAATTCTCTCGCGATAACGTACCAGAAGCCAGCTTTCTCGTTCCCTTCCACTTCTGCCTACGACTCTCATCGCTCCCTGTTGTGCTCCACAACAAGAAGCCTTGGATTTTCCAAGTTCAAGATTTTTTCCAAGAAAGATGATGGCGGTGATAATGGGTCGGCGGAGCAGTTCTTGCAGAACAATTCTATTGCGGATTTCATGAGGTTTAAGAGGGACGGACATTCCCAGTTGCAGACTGCTGTTGTTAGTTACCGCAAGAAGTTCCCTTGGTCCCTTCTTCAGCCCTTTCTGCAG GTGGACTTGGTATCAACTATTCACATTGCGGATAAGGA GTACTTTGCAACCCTGCAAAATGTACTTAAGCCGTATGATTGTATTCTTTATGAGATGGTTGCTAGCAGAGAAAGTTTAGAAAGCAGGAGAAAACCTGATTCTAAAAAGAAGCTGAGGGGATCATCTTTTAGGGGATTTAATATTCTTGGATGCATTCAGAGACAGATGTCTAAACTACTTATGCTTGATTTTCAACTAGATTGTCTTGATTATCAACTTGAGAATTGGTATCATGCTGATCTGGACTTTGAGACTTTCAAGTCACTTCAG CTTGAAAAAGGCGAGAGTTTCATCACATTTGCCAGGGATATGACACTTAGATCCACGAAAGCTATAGTGATGCCTGCTCCCCTTCGAGAAGATCTTGGTCCTTGGAGATCTAAACTTTTATGGGCTTCCAGAGTGATACCGATGCCTCTTGTTGGTCTTCTCATAATTGGAAGTGTGTGCACAGATATGGGAAGTGAAGCAGAAGAAAATCTTGAATTTAAAGCCCTGTCCAGGCTTGACTTCAGTGCAGCAATGAAAGTTTTCCTTGCAAAGAGGCTTACATCTGA GTTCTCACAGGTTACAGCTGATGTGGAAGAGAGATCTGTTATTATTGGCGAGAGAAACAGAGCCGCTATAGAAGCACTTGATAGAGCAATTAATGTCGGACATAAAAAGATTGCAATACTATATGGGGGCGGACACATGCCAGATTTGGGACGACGCCTCCGAGAAGAATTTGACCTTGTTCCTTCCCAGGTGCATTGGGTAACAGCGTGGTCGAttagaaataaaaatatcaacagTGATTCTTTTCCTTTCTTGAGAACATTAGCTGAAATCTCTGGTTGGCCTTTAAACCGATACCAGACTCTTGCATTGCTCATCTTTTCTTCAGTCCTTGCATTGGATCTCTGGTTCTGGGAACTCTTTTTTGGTACAACAGTAGATTGGATTTCACATgttgctgcagacttgtttcGACATGTTATGTAA